The following coding sequences lie in one Zingiber officinale cultivar Zhangliang chromosome 2B, Zo_v1.1, whole genome shotgun sequence genomic window:
- the LOC122046714 gene encoding uncharacterized protein LOC122046714 yields MGSDFVSDGAVTLSRDIAKKKKTHRSAKLKQCKLDARREQWLSQGVCSRSAVKNKDYVVSERRSPAASPHLHPVLSKKMDLGLKEEEEVEIRVSPDRDGSNSHDSEGGSPTHGGTVDGCPANSISSGSSFASSLRSLSDAEVEGDDHVERGEEGVDDWETLADELGDDGSQPDPNSVDTVPDSSAVPGHTDKDTQESLEKPEVKQAISRAWRPDDTLRPQSLPNLSKQRSFPVSMARRYAASRWSQSNILSAPTSCPICCEDLDPTDSSFLPCNCGFRLCLFCHKRILEADGRCPGCRKHYAPVAGGEVVISGGIPSLALRLSRSCSMSSRT; encoded by the exons ATGGGTTCCGACTTCGTGTCTGACGGCGCTGTTACCCTCTCGCGCGACATCGCCAAGAAAAAGAAG ACCCACCGGTCGGCGAAATTGAAGCAGTGCAAACTCGACGCTCGGCGCGAGCAGTGGCTCTCGCAAG GTGTCTGTTCCCGATCTGCAGTGAAGAACAAGGATTACGTGGTGTCGGAAAGGAGATCGCCGGCAGCGTCGCCTCACCTTCATCCGGTGCTGTCTAAGAAGATGGATCTCGGactgaaggaggaggaggaggtggaaaTTCGGGTTTCACCAGACCGTGATGGATCCAATTCGCACGACAGCGAAGGAGGTTCTCCGACTCATGGGGGCACTGTTGATGGATGCCCTGCGAATAGTATTAGTAGCGGAAGCAGTTTTGCATCCTCGTTGAGAAGCCTCAGCGACGCGGAAGTGGAAGGGGATGATCACGTCGAGAGAGGGGAAGAGGGAGTTGACGATTGGGAAACCTTAGCGGATGAGTTAGGGGATGATGGCAGCCAGCCTGATCCAAACTCTGTTGACACCGTCCCTGATTCTTCTGCAGTACCAGGTCACACTGACAAGGATACCCAGGAGAGTTTGGAAAAGCCGGAGGTTAAGCAGGCTATCAGTAGGGCTTGGAGGCCAGATGACACTCTCCGACCTCAAAGCCTACCCAACCTCTCGAAGCAGCGGAGCTTCCCCGTTAGCATGGCACGTCGCTATGCAGCGTCCAGGTGGTCTCAGAGCAACATTCTCTCTGCACCTACTTCATGCCCTATTTGCTGTGAGGATCTAGATCCAACGGACTCAAGCTTCCTACCCTGCAACTGTGGCTTCCGCCTCTGCCTGTTCTGCCACAAGCGAATTCTTGAGGCAGATGGGCGCTGCCCAGGCTGCAGGAAGCATTATGCTCCTGTAGCAGGTGGTGAGGTTGTCATTTCGGGCGGAATACCATCCTTGGCTCTTCGCCTCTCTCGTTCTTGTAGCATGAGTTCAAGAACCTAG
- the LOC122046716 gene encoding zinc finger CCCH domain-containing protein ZFN-like: protein MVEVRHNVGPNLSNASPDNLEEAMWQLKIDHSREGAERLMSPYPDRPGEPNCLYYLRTGNCRYGSSCKYNHPTYTGENNQFGSELPQRDGQPDCQFFLKTGTCKYGTTCKYHHPREKHNTKLVQLNVLGLPIRKDEKHCAYYMKTGSCKYGYACKFNHPDPQPATTGATIPLTGSSAYGYSNSVTTTSAPPVIGGLSSWSLSSVPYMSSPHMHALPAYVPLVLPPTQGTMGVQQGWSTYMGSMNHMTSVDGHPPNQISNSKHRERPDFSLPQNLPERPDQPECQYYMKTGSCKYGISCKYHHPKEHNQAAIGTIGPLGLPLRPGQPVCTFYTAYGSCKFGTACRYDHPIIGYYGYTLPSFSYPISSVALSNQNTKSLKLPGQFSKSGRHNLENHEHGNTSTDTPSKTEAPEESP, encoded by the exons ATGGTCGAAGTCAGGCACAATGTTGGTCCCAATTTGTCAAATGCCTCACCGGATAACCTGGAAG AAGCTATGTGGCAGTTAAAGATTGATCACAGCCGAGAGGGAGCTGAAAGACTGATGAGTCCTTATCCTGATCGCCCAGGCGAGCCGAACTGTCTTTATTATTTGAGGACTGGTAACTGTAGATATGGAAGCAGCTGCAAGTACAATCATCCTACATACACCGGGGAG AATAATCAGTTTGGCTCAGAACTGCCTCAGAGAGATGGTCAACCTGATTGCCAG TTTTTCCTGAAAACAGGAACTTGCAAGTATGGAACAACCTGTAAATATCATCATCCACGAGAAAAACACAACACAAAATTGGTTCAGTTGAATGTTTTAGGACTACCTATCCGAAAG GATGAAAAGCACTGCGCCTACTACATGAAAACTGGATCATGTAAATATGGATATGCCTGCAAATTCAATCATCCTGATCCTCAGCCTGCCACTACTGGAGCAACAATCCCTCTTACAGGATCCTCAGCCTATGGTTATTCAAATTCTGTGACAACAACATCAGCGCCTCCAGTAATTGGTGGACTTTCATCATGGTCTTTATCAAGTGTTCCTTACATGTCTAGTCCGCATATGCATGCTCTCCCAGCTTATGTACCACTTGTTCTTCCACCAACCCAAGGAACTATGGGTGTACAGCAGGGTTGGAGCACTTACATG GGAAGCATGAACCACATGACCTCTGTTGATGGGCATCCACCTAACCAAATATCCAACTCAAAGCATCGAGAACGACCGGATTTTAGCCTGCCACAAAACTTACCTGAGAGACCTGATCAACCAGAATGTCAATATTATATGAAAACTGGGAGCTGCAAGTATGGAATCTCATGcaagtaccaccacccaaaagagcATAATCAAGCAGCTATTGGGACCATAGGACCACTAGGGTTACCACTAAGACCA GGTCAGCCGGTTTGCACCTTTTACACAGCATATGGAAGCTGCAAATTTGGAACAGCTTGCCGATACGACCATCCAATCATTGGATATTATGGCTATACTCTGCCTTCTTTCTCGTATCCTATCTCCTCAGTAGCACTTTCCAACCAAAACACCAAGTCATTAAAGTTGCCTGGCCAGTTCTCAAAATCCGGACGACACAATCTAGAAAACCATGAGCACGGAAATACTTCCACAGATACTCCTTCGAAAACTGAAGCTCCGGAAGAATCTCCATGA
- the LOC122046715 gene encoding uncharacterized protein LOC122046715, with product MPRGRGGGDSAFFLPSTKSMPLYDHADDDDNGDAEIRGFRTFLRWMCLDQSDACRAAFSWLVFLLFAAAVPAFSHFGLFYAADRRPYDLVAQTSLTAAAALSFITLSALTRRYGLRRFLFLHIRADSDRVRHAYAAEIRRSYRLLAAFVVPCFAAETACKLAWYGAGAGRVPFFDGHPVAAGCTACALELASWIYRTANFFLVCVLFRLICHLHILRLQDFAAVFEEESDVEAILREHLRVRRQLKVISHRFRVFILLGMVTVTASQFATALVTLRPNSDDNLFNTGELALCSIVLVTGLFICLRSAAKITHKAQALTSHATKWHICATLESFAVDRPSEPVNMATTSSAIEAEEEDDEEGSSEKDELEGTKVLYPHAHTISFQKRQALVTYLENNRAGITIFGFTMDRAWLHTIFMLEVVLFLWLLGKTVGIS from the exons ATGCCGAGAGGAAGAGGCGGCGGGGACTCCGCGTTCTTCCTCCCCTCCACGAAGTCGATGCCGCTGTACGATCACGCCGACGACGACGACAATGGCGACGCGGAGATCCGTGGCTTCCGGACCTTCCTTCGGTGGATGTGTCTCGACCAGTCGGATGCGTGCCGTGCCGCGTTCTCCTGGTTGGTCTTCCTACTATTCGCCGCCGCCGTCCCGGCATTCTCCCACTTCGGCCTCTTTTATGCCGCTGATCGACGCCCCTACGACCTCGTCGCCCAGACCTCCCTCACCGCGGCCGCCGCCCTCTCGTTCATCACCCTCTCCGCCCTCACGCGCCGCTACGGGCTTCGGCGCTTCCTCTTCCTCCACATCCGCGCCGACTCCGACCGCGTCCGCCATGCCTACGCTGCCGAGATCCGCCGATCCTACCGCCTCCTCGCCGCCTTCGTCGTGCCCTGCTTCGCGGCGGAGACAGCGTGCAAACTTGCCTGGTACGGCGCCGGCGCGGGGAGGGTTCCCTTCTTCGACGGCCACCCCGTGGCAGCCGGGTGCACCGCCTGCGCCCTCGAGCTGGCCTCGTGGATCTACCGCACGGCCAATTTCTTCCTCGTCTGCGTCCTCTTCCGTTTGATCTGCCATCTGCACATCCTCCGGCTGCAGGACTTCGCGGCGGTGTTCGAGGAGGAGTCCGACGTGGAGGCGATCCTCCGGGAGCACCTCCGCGTGAGGCGGCAGCTCAAGGTCATCAGCCACCGCTTTCGGGTCTTCATCCTGTTGGGCATGGTCACGGTCACGGCCAGCCAGTTCGCGACCGCACTCGTCACCCTCCGCCCCAACTCCGACGACAACCTCTTCAACACCGGGGAACTCGCC CTGTGCTCCATCGTCCTCGTGACGGGGCTATTCATCTGCCTGCGCAGCGCCGCCAAGATCACTCACAAGGCTCAGGCGCTGACGAGCCACGCCACCAAGTGGCACATCTGCGCCACGTTGGAGTCCTTCGCCGTCGACCGACCATCAGAGCCGGTGAATATGGCCACCACTTCCAGTGCGattgaagcagaggaagaggacGACGAAGAAGGGAGCAGTGAGAAAGACGAACTGGAAGGCACCAAGGTCTTGTATCCTCATGCGCACACCATCAGCTTCCAAAAGAGACAAGCACTGG TGACGTACCTGGAGAACAACAGAGCAGGTATCACCATCTTCGGCTTCACCATGGACAGGGCATGGCTCCACACCATCTTCATGCTTGAGGTGGTGCTCTTCCTGTGGCTCCTGGGGAAGACCGTAGGCATTTCTTGA